The following proteins come from a genomic window of Pirellula staleyi DSM 6068:
- a CDS encoding acetate/propionate family kinase, whose product MKVLVANLGSTSFKYRLFDMSSETQLARGGVERIGSPESPCFVEIGSSRTELRTPVPDHAVAVRTCLAQLTDPVSGCLKDASEVAAIGFKAVHGGRVSGVQRVTPDVLAAMEEMNLVAPAHNPPYIAAMRLLGEKLPEIPLVAAFETGFHNTIADRLRTYPIPHEWEEKLHIRRWGFHGASHRYIAMRTAELIGRYDLRVISCHLGGSNSLCAIRGQQSVATTMGMSPQTGLPHNNRVGDFDPFAIPMVMKEFGLSLHQVLDTLAEKSGLLGLSGISGDIRDLEQAAAEGKSRARLALDVFIAEIRRHLGGLLVELGGVDAVVFTGGIGENSRATRAGVCAGLSELGIDLDLAKNETHRGEGCLSSPASRAQIWVIPTNEELIVARQTKHLLEG is encoded by the coding sequence ATGAAGGTGCTAGTCGCCAATCTAGGATCCACGAGCTTTAAGTACCGTCTGTTCGACATGTCGAGCGAGACGCAACTGGCACGTGGTGGCGTTGAACGAATTGGATCTCCCGAGTCACCTTGCTTCGTCGAAATCGGATCGAGTCGAACCGAACTTCGCACGCCTGTGCCGGATCATGCCGTCGCGGTGCGAACGTGTCTCGCTCAGCTCACCGATCCAGTTTCGGGATGCCTCAAGGATGCTTCGGAAGTCGCAGCGATTGGCTTCAAGGCAGTGCATGGCGGCCGCGTCAGCGGTGTGCAGCGTGTGACGCCCGATGTCCTGGCTGCGATGGAAGAGATGAACCTCGTTGCTCCGGCGCACAATCCACCCTACATCGCAGCCATGCGGCTTCTGGGCGAGAAACTGCCAGAAATTCCGCTTGTGGCCGCGTTTGAAACTGGATTTCACAACACGATCGCCGACCGACTTCGCACCTATCCCATTCCTCATGAATGGGAAGAAAAGCTGCACATTCGCCGCTGGGGTTTCCACGGAGCAAGTCACCGCTATATCGCCATGCGAACCGCCGAACTCATCGGCCGCTACGATCTGCGCGTGATCTCGTGCCACCTCGGAGGCTCCAACAGTTTGTGCGCGATTCGCGGACAGCAAAGCGTTGCGACCACGATGGGAATGAGCCCTCAAACCGGATTGCCACACAACAATCGTGTCGGGGATTTCGATCCCTTTGCGATTCCGATGGTGATGAAAGAGTTTGGGCTCTCGCTGCATCAGGTGCTCGACACGCTGGCCGAAAAAAGTGGTCTGCTCGGACTATCGGGAATCAGCGGAGATATTCGCGATCTCGAGCAAGCAGCAGCCGAAGGTAAATCGCGTGCACGACTCGCGCTCGATGTTTTCATCGCCGAAATTCGCCGTCATTTAGGTGGGCTTCTGGTCGAACTAGGTGGCGTCGATGCCGTCGTGTTCACCGGAGGAATTGGCGAGAACAGCCGAGCAACTCGTGCAGGTGTCTGTGCCGGACTCAGTGAACTCGGGATCGATCTCGATCTCGCGAAGAATGAAACGCATCGCGGCGAAGGTTGCCTCTCGTCGCCCGCAAGCCGTGCTCAGATTTGGGTGATTCCGACCAACGAAGAGTTGATCGTGGCACGCCAAACAAAGCACTTGCTGGAAGGATAA
- a CDS encoding BMC domain-containing protein, whose product MSSAIGLIETKGLVGLVEATDAMAKAANVQIVKRIGIGGAFITTIVRGDVGSVRAAVEAGAQAAQQTGELVGSHVIARPSEGLVEAFLS is encoded by the coding sequence ATGTCGAGTGCAATTGGATTGATCGAAACCAAAGGTCTCGTCGGCCTTGTTGAAGCCACCGATGCCATGGCCAAAGCCGCTAACGTGCAAATCGTCAAGCGCATTGGTATCGGCGGTGCCTTCATCACCACGATTGTTCGTGGCGACGTGGGTAGCGTTCGTGCCGCTGTTGAAGCTGGTGCCCAAGCCGCTCAGCAAACCGGCGAACTCGTCGGCAGCCACGTCATCGCCCGTCCTTCGGAAGGTCTCGTGGAAGCGTTCCTGAGCTAA
- a CDS encoding phosphate propanoyltransferase: protein MSNLATLDRDTVERIVRQIVLGATAVPSAKAEAPRTPKLIVSISARHCHLTDEHVEVLFGPGHKLTPDKNLYQDGFYAAAETVMVVGPRRRMLPTVRVLGPTRPFSQVELAFTDSISLGIDAPVRHSGNIKGTPGCVLVGPKGVVELTEGVIRAARHVHMNQEDAAFYGVKNGDFMKLRVESPQCSVVFEDLLVRADNTSKLEVHIDTDEGNACYLDSATKVELLPQTEGCKCKH from the coding sequence ATGAGCAACCTTGCCACTCTCGATCGCGATACTGTCGAACGCATTGTGCGCCAGATCGTCCTCGGAGCCACCGCTGTTCCTTCCGCGAAAGCCGAAGCGCCGCGAACTCCGAAGCTGATCGTCAGCATCTCGGCCCGCCATTGCCATCTCACCGATGAGCACGTCGAAGTGCTGTTTGGCCCTGGACACAAACTCACGCCCGACAAGAACCTCTACCAAGACGGTTTCTATGCCGCTGCCGAAACGGTGATGGTCGTCGGCCCACGTCGACGCATGCTACCGACCGTTCGCGTGCTTGGCCCAACGCGTCCTTTCAGCCAAGTCGAACTCGCCTTCACCGACAGCATTTCGCTCGGCATCGATGCACCTGTTCGCCACAGCGGCAACATCAAGGGAACGCCGGGCTGTGTGCTTGTCGGACCCAAGGGTGTTGTCGAATTGACCGAAGGTGTCATTCGTGCTGCCCGTCACGTCCACATGAACCAAGAAGACGCCGCGTTCTACGGCGTGAAGAACGGCGACTTCATGAAACTGCGAGTCGAATCGCCGCAGTGCAGCGTGGTGTTCGAAGACCTTCTGGTCCGCGCAGATAACACCAGCAAACTCGAAGTCCACATCGATACCGACGAAGGCAACGCCTGCTATCTCGACTCGGCAACCAAGGTGGAACTCCTTCCACAAACCGAAGGTTGTAAGTGCAAACACTAG
- a CDS encoding EutN/CcmL family microcompartment protein has translation MFVAKVTGSLVSTQKVASMVGYKLLIVEPYRVEPKDRTTLVTTGRTFVAVDTLGAGVGDYVLLTQGSSARLTPETKSLPIDAVVIGIVDTVHVDTGCVYSRENS, from the coding sequence ATGTTCGTTGCGAAAGTAACCGGATCACTCGTCTCGACGCAGAAGGTGGCGTCGATGGTGGGCTACAAGCTCCTCATCGTCGAACCTTATCGCGTCGAGCCCAAGGATCGCACGACACTCGTCACCACAGGACGCACGTTTGTAGCCGTCGACACCTTGGGTGCCGGCGTGGGGGACTACGTCCTGCTGACGCAAGGGAGCAGCGCTCGTCTCACTCCCGAGACTAAGTCACTCCCCATCGATGCCGTCGTGATCGGGATCGTCGATACGGTGCATGTCGACACGGGATGCGTTTATTCCCGCGAAAACAGCTAA
- a CDS encoding BMC domain-containing protein, whose product MAKTNEALGMIETKGFIALVEATDAMLKAANVEFLGWDKVGSGLVSAFVTGDVAAVKSATDAGAAAAGRIGEVVSVQVIPRPHEDLHIVLPPSIKRARPSVE is encoded by the coding sequence ATGGCCAAAACGAACGAAGCGCTCGGCATGATTGAGACCAAAGGCTTCATTGCCTTGGTTGAAGCTACCGATGCCATGCTGAAAGCTGCAAACGTCGAATTCCTCGGTTGGGACAAGGTCGGCAGCGGTCTTGTTTCGGCATTCGTCACCGGCGACGTCGCCGCTGTGAAGTCGGCTACCGATGCCGGCGCTGCAGCTGCTGGTCGCATCGGCGAAGTGGTCAGCGTGCAAGTCATTCCTCGTCCACACGAAGACCTCCACATCGTTCTTCCACCATCGATCAAGCGCGCTCGTCCTTCGGTCGAATAG